Below is a genomic region from Ferribacterium limneticum.
GCGGCAGCAAGGTTTCGAGCAGGGCATCGTGCAGCGCCTTCTGAATGGCGTCCGGCGTATCGAGCTTGTCGCGCTTGGCCGCCTTTTTCAGCTCGTCAAGCAAGTGGGTCGTTGCCTCGACACCGCAATCGCTGGTCAGCAAAAGGGTTTCGAGTTCCTCCAGCAGTTCGTCGTCGACCTTGCCGCGCGAGAAAATGGTTTTGAGCTTGCCGCCCCACTGGGCACGGGTCTTGGCCAGACCCTTGAACAGGCGCTCGCGCCACGAGGGAGCGGCAGCTTCGGCCGGGACGTCGGCCTTGGTCTCGGCTTTACTGTCGCTGCCGGATTTTTTCAGGAAACTGAACATGGGGGTGGTGGTCTCAAGCCTTGCTGACAGGCGGGCGGCAAGCCGTTAAGATGCCGTCCGGTTCGATGCAAAATCAGCCCCGAATTCTAACAGAAAGCCCCGCCCCCCCATGCCCCTCAAACACCTGCTCTCCGTTTTGCTTGCGGCCGGGTTGTCGACCGCAGCTTTCGCCAATCCGTACGAAACCACGCTCAAGAACGGCCTGCGCATCATCGTCAAGGAAGACCACCGGGCGCCAACCGCCGTCCAGATGGTCTGGTACCGCATCGGCAGCACCGACGAGGTCGATGGCGCCTCGGGCGTCGCCCACGTGCTCGAGCACATGATGTTCAAGGGCACGCCAAGCGTCGGCCCCGGCGAGTTCAACAAACGCGTCGCCGCCGCCGGCGGGCGTGACAATGCTTTCACGAGCCGCGACTACACGGCTTACTTCCAGCAGGTGCCGAAGGAAAAGCTGCCCGACATGATGCAGCTCGAAGCCGACCGCATGCGCCACCTCAACGTCGACGCCAAGGAATTCGCCCAGGAAATCAAGGTCGTCATGGAAGAGCGCCGCATGCGCACCGACGACAACCCGCAATCCAAGCTCTTTGAGCAAATGAACGCCGTCGCCTTTCAGGCCCACCCCTACCGCCGGCCGATCATCGGCTGGATGAACGACCTCGAAACGATGACGGCAGCCGATGCCAAGGCTTGGTACGACACGTGGTACGTGCCGAACAACGCCTACGTCATCATCACCGGAGACGTCGATCACAAGGAAGTCTTCGCCCTGGCCGAGAAATACTATGCGCCGCTCGAAGGCCGCGCCCTGCCGGTTCGCCGGCAACAGGTCGAGCCGGCCCAGGAAGGCACACGCAAGGTTACCGTCAAGGCGCCGGCTGAACTGCCGGTGCTGATCATGGGCTACAAGGCGCCGATCCTGCGCGACATCGACCAAGACGTCGATCCTTACGCGCTGGAAATGCTCGCTTCGATTCTCGATGGCCATGACGCCGCCCGCTTCA
It encodes:
- a CDS encoding M16 family metallopeptidase, with the translated sequence MPLKHLLSVLLAAGLSTAAFANPYETTLKNGLRIIVKEDHRAPTAVQMVWYRIGSTDEVDGASGVAHVLEHMMFKGTPSVGPGEFNKRVAAAGGRDNAFTSRDYTAYFQQVPKEKLPDMMQLEADRMRHLNVDAKEFAQEIKVVMEERRMRTDDNPQSKLFEQMNAVAFQAHPYRRPIIGWMNDLETMTAADAKAWYDTWYVPNNAYVIITGDVDHKEVFALAEKYYAPLEGRALPVRRQQVEPAQEGTRKVTVKAPAELPVLIMGYKAPILRDIDQDVDPYALEMLASILDGHDAARFNKKLVREDKVALSAGIDYDATARGPGMIYLHGTPSEGRTVSDLEAALRAEIARVQKDGVSEQELKRAKAQLIAGQVYKLDSMFGQAMEIGQIEAVGLPYQKLDRMLDKLQKVTAADIQSVAKKYFNDDALTIGLLDPQPLDGKPRRPAVATRH